The Ranitomeya variabilis isolate aRanVar5 chromosome 7, aRanVar5.hap1, whole genome shotgun sequence genome includes a window with the following:
- the LOC143784480 gene encoding uncharacterized protein LOC143784480, producing MKDRFNKDLRQESRLPSGSAARIRKYKYHRILAFLRPVLARRTTWSSTVGPGSGAVLHQSATDPSQPSSSAAASGPATQPGDQEAGPLGVPLPQSSASSQFFMGSSRQRQRAADRSLMPEFLHLSSVFHEGLKAMGDRLDTAISHMSTRIQEVTTALAQVKADLQRPAHHFFNQIEQGMSEHLSPELQITVMQACNAAYVQAMQQSRYFQQTVGTFPTVPTLSRFTSMPTSAAYHCTATSIPNTSGPYYSTTTMPSAVGQPTATTMTTAAPAWASSTATSMLPPPDPALVFPGTTTARLPPPDPALAFSGTTTTRLPLPDPALVFSGTTTTRLPLPDPALAFPATTTTCPRKTRKGKGKKKQKTIAIPPPSPPNVSVMSGLSHPSSVSQPSHVSSPIPEYPDPSSFIAPSPATPMSATVSQTSLLNTPQYRHSTPSRRS from the exons atgaaggaccgcttcaacaaggacctgcgccaagagagccggcttccaagtggttctgcagcaaggatacgcaaatacaagtaccaccgcatccttgcgtttttgagaccagtccttgcacgaagaac cacttggagctccactgttggcccaggttctggagcggtccttcatcagtcagccacggacccgtcccagccatcctccagcgctgcagcaagtgggcctgccacacaacctggagaccaggaagctggtccattaggtgttccccttccccagtcctctgcctctagccaattttttatgggctcctcccggcagcggcagagggccgcggacaggtcactcatgcccgagtttttgcacttaagctcggtcttccatgagggactcaaggcgatgggtgaccgactggatactgccattagtcatatgagcacacgtatccaggaggtaaccacagcccttgcccaagtgaaagccgacctccagaggccagcacatcatttttttaatcagatagaacagggcatgtcggaacaccttagtcctgagctccagattactgttatgcaggcctgcaatgctgcttacgtgcaggctatgcagcagagtcggtattttcagcagacagtggggacatttccaacagtgcccacactgtcacgctttacatcaatgccgacatctgctgcataccactgcacggccacctccattccaaacacttccggaccgtattatagcaccaccaccatgcccagtgcagtgggtcagcccaccgccaccaccatgacaactgctgctcctgcttgggcctcctccactgccaccagcatgctgccgccgccggaccctgccctggtgtttcctggcaccaccactgccagactgccgccgccggaccctgccctggcgttctctggcaccaccactaccagactgccgttgccggaccctgccctggtgttctctggcaccaccactaccagactgccgttgccggaccctgccctggcgttccctgccaccacgacaacgtgcccgcgcaaaacaaggaaggggaaaggcaaaaaaaaacaaaaaaccatagctatccctcccccctcacctcccaatgtgtctgtaatgtctggtttgtctcacccttccagtgtgtctcaaccctctcatgtgtctagccctatccctgaatatcctgaccccagtagtttcatagcgccttctcctgccacccctatgtcggctacagtaagccagacctcactactcaacaccccacaatatcggcactcaaccccaagcaggcgcagttaa